Genomic DNA from Thiosocius teredinicola:
ATGCTGGTCCGACTCCAGAGGCAGGCTCCATTGGTGAACCTGATCGCTGCTCAGCTCCTGTGTTGATACAAGGGCGCTACAACGCACACCGAGCAGTCGAAGTTTCTGATCCAGCGACACACGCTTCAGGCACTCGCCTGCGGCGCGGCGGATTTCAGCGGCATCGCCCGTCGGCTCTTCCAGAGTGATGTCGCGGGTGACGGTGCGAAAGTCCTGGTAACGTAACTTGATACCGATGGTCCGGCTCACAAACCCCTTGCGTTGTAACTGCTCGGCTACTTGTTCGCACAGGCGAGTAAAAAGCGCCGAGAGTTCATCGCGATCGTGACGTGCGTGCAAGTCTCTCGAGAAGGTTGTTTCTCGGCTGATTGATTTTGGATCTGCATGGCGCACGACCGGGTTGTCGTCGATTCCCTGTGCAACCCTGGTCAGCCAGTCGCTGTAACTGGCTGAGAATTCCTGACGCAAGCGCGACGGATCGGCGGCTGCCAGATCGCCTATCGTGTGTATCGCCATGTCGGTCAAACGGGCATTTGCCTTCGGGCCGATACCGTTCACCTTGCCTACCGGCAGCGGCCAGATTCGACGCGGTACGTCATCCCAATCGAGCAGGGTCAATCCATCTGGCTTGTCCAGTTCCGAACCGATCTTGGATAGCAGCTTGTTCGGCGAAATCGCTATCGAGCAGGTCAGTCCGGTAGCCTCTCTGACCACCTGTTTGAGCTGTTGACCGAGTTCTTCGCTGGACTGCGGCAGGTCAGTCAGGTCTATATAGATCTCATCGATCCCGCGGTCTTCGATATGGTCAGTGATGCCGGCTACCGCTGCCTTGAAGCGGCGTGAATAGTCGCGATACGCATCGAAATTGGCCGGTAGCAAGAACGCCTCCGGTGCCAGCCTGGCGGCCTTCATCATCGGCATGGCAGAGAACACACCAAAAGCCCGCGCCTCATAGGTCGAGGTGGTCACAACACCGCGGCCGCGGTAATCGCGCAGCCGCGCGTAAATGCGATTGCCCTGCTGATCAACCTCGGGTGCCGGGGCGCTGCGACCACCGACCACGACCGGCTGTCCGCGCAGTTCCGGATAACGCAACAACTCGACCGATGCGAAGAATGCATCCATATCGAGATGTGCAATGCGCCGCGTGGTGTTCACGACCGCGGGCACTGGCTCATTGGGGTGCACTGACGCTGCACTGTA
This window encodes:
- the dinB gene encoding DNA polymerase IV, which gives rise to MHPNEPVPAVVNTTRRIAHLDMDAFFASVELLRYPELRGQPVVVGGRSAPAPEVDQQGNRIYARLRDYRGRGVVTTSTYEARAFGVFSAMPMMKAARLAPEAFLLPANFDAYRDYSRRFKAAVAGITDHIEDRGIDEIYIDLTDLPQSSEELGQQLKQVVREATGLTCSIAISPNKLLSKIGSELDKPDGLTLLDWDDVPRRIWPLPVGKVNGIGPKANARLTDMAIHTIGDLAAADPSRLRQEFSASYSDWLTRVAQGIDDNPVVRHADPKSISRETTFSRDLHARHDRDELSALFTRLCEQVAEQLQRKGFVSRTIGIKLRYQDFRTVTRDITLEEPTGDAAEIRRAAGECLKRVSLDQKLRLLGVRCSALVSTQELSSDQVHQWSLPLESDQHRDR